A genomic stretch from Sphaerodactylus townsendi isolate TG3544 linkage group LG15, MPM_Stown_v2.3, whole genome shotgun sequence includes:
- the ATF5 gene encoding LOW QUALITY PROTEIN: cyclic AMP-dependent transcription factor ATF-5 (The sequence of the model RefSeq protein was modified relative to this genomic sequence to represent the inferred CDS: inserted 1 base in 1 codon): MSLLAALTLDLDLTMLPASTASCRPELLKHRLXHAGHYELLTGPVDEGFALSMERPLLSGDGYSDWMTERTDLATLLSGSGESLPLSLPSPPTPDLEAMASLLKKELEQMEDYFLEESLSPDQVAPSTPPSEGNFHFPFGDGFQPLEHHTTPAPLQTLDSSCLELLELYGRDGPAELPLQSSEVPTPLQRPPTLPPKGDRRQKKRDQNKTAALRYRQRKRAEHEALGDECQALEAHNRELREKAESIEREIQYVKDLLIEVYKARSQRLRTTP; the protein is encoded by the exons ATGTCTCTGCTGGCGGCGCTGACCCTGGACCTGGACCTGACCATGCTCCCAGCTAGCACTGCATCCTGCAGGCCGGAGCTGCTCAAGCACCGGC CCCACGCCGGTCACTACGAGCTGCTAACCGGACCTGTAGATGAGGGCTTTGCCCTCAGTATGGAGCGCCCACTACTATCAG GCGATGGCTACTCAGACTGGATGACGGAGCGCACGGACCTGGCCACGCTCCTGAGCGGGTCAGGGGAGTCCTTGCCGCTCtcactgccctcccctccaacTCCGGACCTGGAGGCCATGGCTTCGCTGCTCAAGAAAGAGTTGGAGCAGATGGAGGACTATTTCTTGGAAGAGTCGCTCTCTCCTGATCAGGTAGCGCCCAGCACGCCCCCTTCTGAGGGGAATTTCCACTTTCCTTTCGGGGATGGGTTCCAGCCCTTGGAGCACCACACCACGCCTGCCCCCCTGCAGACCTTGGATTCGAGCTGCTTAGAGCTGTTAGAACTCTATGGTAGAGATGGCCCCGCCGAGCTTCCTCTGCAAAGCAGTGAAGTACCCACCCCATTACAACGCCCGCCTACCCTACCACCAAAGGGGGACAGGCGTCAGAAGAAGCGGGACCAGAACAAAACAGCGGCCCTGCGGTACCGTCAGCGCAAACGGGCTGAACACGAGGCCCTAGGGGATGAGTGCCAGGCCCTGGAGGCGCACAACCGCGAGCTACGCGAGAAAGCGGAATCTATCGAGAGAGAGATCCAGTATGTCAAGGATTTACTTATCGAGGTCTATAAGGCACGGAGCCAGCGCCTCCGCACCACCCCTTAG